The genome window aggcTGAGGTGGTGCCTGATCAGTACGACGAGAGGACCTACTGCCTCTACAGTACGGATGCGTCGACGGTGTACGGACTATCTGCTTTTGGTCTGCTCCTTCTTAGCCAGGTTGTTGTTAACGGCGTTACTAGATGTCTCTGCTTTGGCAAAGGCCTTGTCTCCGCCACTTCATCCACCACTTGCGCCATCTTTTTCTTCGTTTTCTCCTGGTAAATTTACCTAATTCAAATCtgattaccttttttttttccctacCACTTcgatttaacatatttttacttGCTTTGCCTGAGTTCATTTTGGAAGATCTATCTAGTATTCTTGTTAGTAATTTAGAGGAACAAATTTTCCAGGCTAGAAACTGATTATCTAGATGGTaggctctctgaaatggaaatggttGGTTTTGTCTGGATGCGCTGCAATTTCCCCACTGGTATAATCAATTATTCACGTGTATGGAGCCCACAAAGTTAACTTAGAGACTAACAGGTTGTACAAAGATGCTAGCTGTTGAATTACTAATGCTTTATGATACTTGCAAAGTACAGTATTATGCtgttgtatttattaaatttgataatttttctatGCGTTGATTTAATAGAGAACATTTTTGTTTAATGGGCTTTTGATTTGCATTTTCAATCTTTAACAAGCTAACCATTCACAAAGTTTTCAAAGCCAATAGACTGGTAAGAAGTATAATTTCATCTTAAACCAATCAAACAAACAAGCTACAGCAACTAAGACATAGAAACATTTATGCCGGGCCTCTCTTCAAGTTCTATTAATTTTATCCATGTCTATTTTGGTCTtggttttcaatattttatccaATGCAATGCCAAATTTTTCATTATTCTAACATGTTAAGCTATCGATCTGCTTCTTATGTGGCTAATCTTTGTCACCTTATCTTCTTTAAGAGCCATCTCATCTTGGAGGTGAATATCTAGTTTCTAACCACATCTTTCTTAGCCTTACCACACATCCCATCTTAACGTTTGCAACTTCGCTATACTTGTCTCTTGTATATGTTGCTTCTTGTTAGCCTAACATTTCATACCATATGGAAAAACAAGATTGATCATTGATAGTAGTTCAATAGAACTTCAACTTCAAACACAGATGTATTGTGGTCATAAAAAATTCCAGTTGCACTCTCCTAACCTTTGAGCTTTTAGTGTTTGTGTTCACAACTAATTTGATGTTTATGTGTCCCCCCTTTAGCCTCTGTAACTTAATCCTACTGTCTAGAACATGTCTCACTTTCTTATATGTCTCTTTGGAATGAGCATCTAAACCTAGAAATCAATTTAGCTAGCTATGCAACAAAACCTCCCTACCCTTGTGGTCATAAAGTACTCTTTTTTGCTTGCGTTCATTCCAGTCTTAGCCAGAGTCCTTTTCTTAatcattttttcataaaattgagTCAAAAGGTACAAACTAAATCCAGGATGGTGTTTCCTGCCTTGTATCTATCCCCATAATCATATTCTTTATGACCACTCTCAAGCCCATTACAACTAAGCCTTCCATGTTCATGAGAATTACttccaattaaaatattttcttcttaGGTATTCCTAGCACCACTTTATCTAAATCCTCCTAAATTTTTGCTTGCTAGAATAATCTTTAAGCCCATTTATACTCTGCAAATAGGCATCAATAATGTTTTAAGCTGTCTCCTAGTATGagttaaaatgagaaaaatctTATCACCCCCATTCTATTGTCAATAATCTTATCAACCAACTGAtgactttaaaactaaatattatcACTTGGAGATACCATTATTTGACCCCATTCGCAATATGGGCAAGTATCTTAGTATCTTTAGTGCACTAAAACCATTTTGAATGTTTGAGTTCGTTTTCTAACATAATATGAGCAATGAATTAGGTTAAGCTTTTTGGGAGCTGAGGCATGTTTACTGGCGGGATCAGCAAAAAATGCATACCACACCAAGTACAGAGGAATCTTTGGCGGAGAGGACATTTCATGTGCTACACTGAGGAAAGGTGTATTTGCTGCTGGAGCTGCTCTAACTTTGTTGTCATTGATGGGATCAGTCTTCTATTACTGGGCTCACTCTAGAGCTGATACTGGTGGATGGCAGAAACATCGGAATGAAGGCGTTGGAATGACAGAGCAGCCTCCCGAATTTGGTAAGGTCTGACTCTATTGTGCCTCACGTCGTTTTAATTCCCTAAAATTTTGGTGGTACCTGTCAAGAGAGGTATTGATAGATCAAGAATGAATAGACTGAATGAGCAATGGATGAATATAAGTTGTGTAGCttcaaagataaattatattatataggATGCTATCGTTGTTAATATTTTACCTACTTACTTGGCCACGTTTTCAATGATGATATGGTGCCTTTCTCAATATTGCTGCATGTGTTAATTACTCTCAATCGTACAATCATCTTTAATCAATGTTTTACATTGTTTGATTCAGTCATACAAGTACAGTAAAAAGTGGCACATTGTTTCATTCTTCACTAATATATACATTAATAATGGGTTATATCTGCTGTTATCTTTTGCAAGTTTTGCTTTAGATTCAACTATACCTAAGTTAactaaattaaccaaattagatttagggtctgtttgtttacatgtaaaaggttttacggaaaatgttttctatattttcctGCGTTTGTTTCACAGAAAACAGTTTAATCAACGGAAAATGTGTCAAcgtaaaataagccatttttcttgtaaaatgaTTTGTCTCTTTGAAAAGTATAGTCATTCCCGGAAAGGAGGTCctctataaataattttatttttatataaaaattaacttaaatcaagttatatatttttatattgatgataaattttatttttatttttaaaaatatttaaaagtattaaaatattatatttttaatattattaagcatacatatttaattatttatatttagtcatataataaatcattaatataataaatataatttattattttaaaataataattttaaataatattattcacatgttatagaaaatattcaatattaatattttaataataaatatttattacaattataaatacattaataaGAAATGCtttgtagtataaatgttaaaatatgtataagaCTATGTacattttgtaaatttgaaatttagtctttgtatttttattttaaaaatttagtccctttacttttcaaatttaaaatcaagtccaattgttgacaccgttatattttttgtcaattttgttgatgtcgcttttaaataaaaatatttatttgatagtcatgtaattaaaaataacattgtaataaatttgaatttaatataatattttaatatatgcaaaaacaatgtaaaatacaaaattatagataaaaataaatttaattaatcaatgaaaaaataaaaaaattcaaatgtatgttttattaaaaacaacttttatgaaatatttttaataaatctattaaacaacagaaaatattttacatacattcatccaaacataaaaaaatatggtacgtacttttctagaaaaataaatcattttttaaaaatcattttcaattaatCAGAGCTCAGTTTTTCCGAAATGTGGTACGTACTCCTTTTGTATGGAAAGGTCAGGGGAAGCAATTGAGGGTTGTCAATGAAGGAAATGGTTGGGGTATATGGAGACGAGGACCTCGTTCAACCATATTTGCTCAAAAAGGTCGAACAAATTTTATACAGAGAAACTCCAACTGAAGGAAACTAAAGTTGCTATAATTGCTGCAACTAATTCCTAaattaaaatgggaaattttgttgagaaaaAAAGGATCTACTAAAATTTggccttttcttttctttcttttttttttaataaaattaacccaaaaattttgattaattataaaaatatttatttttataattatgaaCGTAAGTGATCTAAAATGAATAGTGAAAGTTAGTGGAGCCAAAGAGATTATCGCTACTCACTTGTCACGTCATTCAATTACTGGTtgttagattaaaaaaatcaatttttcgGGTGGAGCCAATTTATTTAGTATCACTTGTATAAATATCAAAGAAATATCAGTATATCTTAATATTTCGGgggtttaaaaataaataatagtggTAGAGCCATAAAGAATGATGATACCACTTTAATGTGTCAatttttttaagtgatttttttaatttaaaattaaaattaaaattttatttgatgaagTAATAGGGAATGGCGCCACCAACCtagactttttaaaaaaaaaaatttgtgttgtTTCTCTTCATTTCCACATTTATGTTTGTTCCCAAATCTCATAATTGAAAACCCAGTTTGAGTTTTTCATTCTTTTGCTAAATTTTTTATCTGGGTTTTGAATCTACTGATTTTTAAAAATGGCTCCAAGTTCAACTGTGGTGACCATTGAGAAGCCTAATAAGTTCTCTTTAGTGGAAATCAATGGCTCAGGCTCAACTCTGCAACTCGAGAAGCAAAATGCAGCGAGTCCCAAACAGTTACATGGTTCCTTTTCCTCAAAGCTTAATTGAGAGAGTCATGAATGCATTTGACAAAGAAAGAGGCAAACTCGAAATTTTGACAAACTGAATTGAGAGAGTCATGAATGCATTTGATAACGAATATCTACTGTCATGTCCAATATTCACCAAAGCTTTAATATAAACTGAAATGGGCAACACATATTACAAGAATAACAAGAAATTATAGATTCATGACATGCTTATTGAgtcctaaaataaaataaaaagctgcTACAGTCCACAGCTTCTCCTTATTTCAGTTGAGGATATATCCATGCGGAACCTTTCAGCTGGTATTGGGACAAACATATCTTTCAACACTTCAGGAACATCAAAATCCTCAAGAACCTGCACGAATAGCACAACTATTAAAATAACTACGATATACCCTCCTTCCACTTTGAAATATTGACAAGTTTTGTGCTAAAATCTATGATTTGGATAACTAATATGAATAAGTATgtgtttaaactttaaaccaatATTTCTGATGCTTGGCATACCTTAAAAGTACCATCAACTTTCCGACCAGCCACAATGAAGGTGCATCCTGTTCTTTTGCATCCAGAGAGTGTCTCTATCATCCTATCATAGCTCCCATCATAGTATTTAGGCTGCAAGGTAAGAGAAATAAGTAGCAAAACTCGACATACTCTTCAACAATTCCAACCTAACAACATCTTGCATTAAAATGAATGTACAACCCTGAATGCATTTTTTCAGGTCATTATCTATGGACtaaatgtatattatatttCACTGTTTAAATATAGCAAACTCATCAATCTTCTGAGGAATATGATAAGGTTCCATAAGACTTGGTTTCTAAAAAGCAGCCAAATCCAATAACGATTAGTACTTCTCATCTGCACAGTTCCGCAATATTAATGGATAGCAAAGGGTTTGGAGCAGTAGTACAACCCAAACATCCAGTTTtgttttattagtccatcagATACTGCAGTATCTTACCCTAAACCATGCCCAGAGGAACAATTACGTATAAAGTTTGCagcaatattttcatttaattcatatatcCCTAACAGCTAATTCAACATCCAAGGCAAAGTAAACATTTACCTTTCCCTGTTTCCGAAACTACAAAGTAAAAAGCCagccttttgatgagtttacTTATGCAAACTACCATTTTGTGCCTTATATTTTCTAGTATTCTCTTATTACAAAGGTGCTTCACCAGCAGCAACAGCTAGAAAATATAATAGGGTACCACTTTACTTCTCATCAAAGATGAAACTTatagcattttttttttcaaatgattcTCAAAAATAAGTTCATCGCAAAATATTTCTGTATGATGTTTTAGAACATTTCTGCATTTtcatagaaaacaaaaaaagaagtcTAGTGACAGAAGGACAATACATAATGAGATCAAAAGGTAGCTAATTCCACAAGTTGTCTATAGGAAAGGAAACGGCAACTTAAGCTGTGCTGAAGATTATCTGAAACCAATCTTCtctatattgtttatgtagcTCAAATATGGCTATAAGAATGTTAAGTGTTCCCTTAACAGTTAGGTCTTGCTCCCTAATCATAAAATAGACACATTATACTGATGTTATCACTTAGGAGGAGGATTATTTATGAAGCTCTCGATTGAAAAAATTatgcataattattttaacagaAACTTTGAACTATAAAGTGTCAGGATATAATGTCATAATATTTAAGGAATTCAAAGTGTCATACATTGATAAGCCTCACTGCAGTGTCAGCACCAATTACAAAAGCACTACCCGGAAAAAGTTCAGCTTTCTTATAGAAATAAGGCTGATTAGAAATTATTACTGTCTTTCCTGCCattatagaaacacaaccacttattcattattataaaagctgtaaaatcaaaataatagcaATTAGGGAACCCTGCAAAAATTGTATATGATTGAGAATGCAAGCAAAAACTGATACAAAATACTGTCATCATTTTAAGAAATACAAATTTCTATATGAAgaagttcaaaaaaataaaaaaagatgcaGACAACCAAACGCCTGCAAGTGCCTTGACTATATCTACTTGCCACATTGTCTGCTCACCATGCAATAAAATCCTTCAGTATATGAGAAAATTATGTTCAGATACCTTTTCAAAAGAATATGCAGTGTAGTTAAGGAACAAAATATATGATACTTATAACATGTTATAACCTTAAGAGGGCATTTTGTTCAAGGAATGTAAGATTACCTTTAGTAATAGAATTATGGGAATTTAAGATTATGGGATGGAATGTGGGGTATGTTACATTACCTTATTTGCTTCATTTGGCTGGAATGTaagattttgatgtttggttGACGGAatgtaaaattaactaaaaacacATTTTACTACACTGTCCTTATTATagaatttgttttctttaacaAGTTCAGttagttttctttttgtctcaAACTccataaaattaagataaattatgataattcttgttttattacaatctatatattaataaataagatatgatgtttaaatcaatttatagattataataataaatcataattaatattagtaataaataaatctttagagtaaatattataattataattttaaagtacgACATTTACTGTTCGCTGTTAAGAAAAAGgagatttttgttttagttcgacttaaactcaaattttatttaagaacaAAAGacgaaacaaattaaaataataaaaacaaaagataaattgaaccaaaaattaatattacGTCCATAATCTAAGATAACCTAAGAAATGGGTGGTAGTGAGATTATATACCCTATATTTTGGCATATTAACACTATTTGAGAATGTGAGATTACTGGGTGGCCAAAATGTAGCAAATCCTAACAACTTAATCTTATTCCAAAATGCGAAGGTACGGGATGTAATGTTACATTCAGTGAACCAAATGCACCCTAAGTGTTAACTTTCACATTCCGTCAAACTCCAATTTACCTTCCTAGAAACCAACTACATTAATATGCATGCTATAAACTAACAAATAAGCATAAACTCCTTAACAAAAACATCTAGTCATTCCAATATGATTTCCTAACTCAAGATCCAAGCTCACTCCTGCAGCCAATTatctttttttccccttaatATCACACAGTTTTCACATTCAAGGAATCAAAATTTCCACCACACATACATTAAAACTTCAGAGAGTTTATAAAAGTAATTAGCCTCACCAATTTTTTCGAACTGCATAACACGCTCTTTGATTTGTGGTATTGACAATGGAGGTTTGTCAGCATTAATTGCAGATAATTCAAAGCACGGATACCCATCGCCACAAATGCTGCATCATAATGAACCTTTAATGAGTAACTTATCATGTATGGTCTAGAAACTTCACTAACTAGGCAAAAATGAGTGTTGGAATGTGTCATAAAGAAGGCAGAAATGAGAGGCCTATCAGATCATTGATCCTAAACTTCAACATGCTCCCCAACAGCACAATTCACCTAtcctttcatatatatatagacttGGAGACTATAAAAGACGAGGCAAAGTGCATatccactagcaagctagaacCGGTTTGATGAAAATGACCTCTAAATTATGAATAGACAGCCCTCTGAAGTATGTTTCAGAGACTACAAGAAGTAGACAAGTGCATATCCAGTTACCAGCTAGAACCAGTTTGATCAAAATGGCCAAAAGCAACCAGCTTCTAAAGCAAATGAGATCGTGAATAATCTTAACCGAATTAACAATGAATTTCTAAAACACATTCACAAACCTAGTGGCAGCTTCCAAGAGCTTGAGGTGACCATCATGTAATGGATTAAAGGATCCAGGGAGTATAATCTTCCTATCACCATTTGACTTATCTGTCTCAGCAAAGCAGTTTCCATACTGTAAATAACAGACCAAAAGATATACTTCaaaaagaaaggggaaaaaaaaggtGTCAAGATAAATTGTAATTGAGATTAATTCAGCAAATATTGAACCATACCACTTGAAAACGGATAAACCTTAAAGCAAATTTGCCCATTTATAAGTTGCTCTAACTCCTTATCTTCATCAAAGAACCTTTCACATTCATCTGCAACAACATCAGATTCAGTCAACTCTGAATCAAACGTTGAAGAGACTTTGCAGGCATTAGCGATCGCCTATAGCCACATTATTGAAACCATTAAAATATACAACAggtgttgaaaatgaaataaaactataCTTCCTTTGTCTCAATAAAAATGTCATAATTGACATTTTTGGggtaaaaatttttaaattttgatctaaattatattatataacttaattaattaaattttataaaagaatttatatttaGAGACTACTTCATTGAAGGTTTTATgacattttccaaatttttatttataataaaatttaaaaaaagaagtcaaagttgaaaatttttactattaaagtCAAATTGTGACAAATTTAGTGGGACGGAGGAGTAGTATTTATCAAGAGATGTAGTATGACAAACAACAACTCAACAATCATCGgaacttttcttttctacctTTTCAAGATATTTTAAGTATcagtaatttattaaaaatttgcaTTTAGTAAGAGATTCTTAAAAcatatatcaaaaaataatgTACATGTACATATCACACACCTTCAGTAGGAAGTAACTTGAAACCTTCTCTTCTTGATCTCGACTCCTCAAGCCCTAAAAGACTCGGTATCAGATAAGAGAAATGCAAATCTAGTGTGCAAGagctaatttttaaataaaaataaataataaaatagtaattaccTTTGATAGAGTAACTGTGGATGCCCAATGTCGATCAGAGGTTCTTGTTGACAAGTGAAACCTGCACATCAAAAAAGGTAGACTAACAATCACcttaaccaaaaaataatatcTAACCAAGCCGAAGGGCAAGTCAAAAGACCATTATTACAACTTGGCAAAGCAGTATTCAATCAAAAATAGTACAGTCACTTAACCAAACTGCCAATGGGTCATTACATATCAGTTAACCAACGGTAGATTTGAAGAAACATACCTATGGTCTCCCTGTTTCGGACGGGTGGTAGCCAAAGAACCAGTAAACCCCACACCAAGAACTGGAGAACCTATTCAGATGGTTGAATTTAACCCCATGTTACACAAACTGGCCATGAGACAATTAAAGAAGTATAGGCTGCTCACTTTTGCAAATATATTTCCAATTCCCTCTACTATTTTACTCTTAATATAATCAACAGAATACTTTAAATATCTAGATTAGGAAAAAGACAAGCAGGGATTCCAAATTTCAacagaataatttaaaattactgCGCAGTCTCCTAGAAAATTAGAGAACAAGCATTTACAAACTTAcgatatttcatgttttatcgATCACTTCTAGAGTGAAAGTGGGGATAGAAGATAAAAAGCACTTTCGAAAACTAGATAGGAACTTCAGAACCTGGAGAAGAAAGCTTCAGCGCGCGATTGTAAGCGAGCAAAGCCATTTCATCGGCAGTTTGTTGACTACAATACTTGGCAGGAATCTGTACCGAAAAATCTGAtttactaattattattttatgaaaaacaaaaattttaaaaatggaaatccATTTTcagattgaaaaaaagaaagaaagaaaagaacctTAGCGAGTAATTGGATCATGGACATTCTGGAGTATGGCAAAACAGCTTCCAGCACCGTATTTGAAGCTCCAGGAACTGAC of Gossypium raimondii isolate GPD5lz chromosome 3, ASM2569854v1, whole genome shotgun sequence contains these proteins:
- the LOC105794774 gene encoding uncharacterized protein LOC105794774, whose protein sequence is MAISVPILAIIFALHLIAFVFAVGAERRRSFAEVVPDQYDERTYCLYSTDASTVYGLSAFGLLLLSQVVVNGVTRCLCFGKGLVSATSSTTCAIFFFVFSWLSFLGAEACLLAGSAKNAYHTKYRGIFGGEDISCATLRKGVFAAGAALTLLSLMGSVFYYWAHSRADTGGWQKHRNEGVGMTEQPPEFGKV
- the LOC105794772 gene encoding uncharacterized protein LOC105794772 isoform X3, which produces MKYRSPVLGVGFTGSLATTRPKQGDHRFHLSTRTSDRHWASTVTLSKGLRSRDQEEKVSSYFLLKAIANACKVSSTFDSELTESDVVADECERFFDEDKELEQLINGQICFKVYPFSSDKSNGDRKIILPGSFNPLHDGHLKLLEAATSICGDGYPCFELSAINADKPPLSIPQIKERVMQFEKIGKTVIISNQPYFYKKAELFPGSAFVIGADTAVRLINPKYYDGSYDRMIETLSGCKRTGCTFIVAGRKVDGTFKVLEDFDVPEVLKDMFVPIPAERFRMDISSTEIRRSCGL
- the LOC105794772 gene encoding uncharacterized protein LOC105794772 isoform X1, whose protein sequence is MTDACIRAVVESIHSSPTQAVLYLSGGASLQALGLLMSVPGASNTVLEAVLPYSRMSMIQLLAKIPAKYCSQQTADEMALLAYNRALKLSSPGSPVLGVGFTGSLATTRPKQGDHRFHLSTRTSDRHWASTVTLSKGLRSRDQEEKVSSYFLLKAIANACKVSSTFDSELTESDVVADECERFFDEDKELEQLINGQICFKVYPFSSDKSNGDRKIILPGSFNPLHDGHLKLLEAATSICGDGYPCFELSAINADKPPLSIPQIKERVMQFEKIGKTVIISNQPYFYKKAELFPGSAFVIGADTAVRLINPKYYDGSYDRMIETLSGCKRTGCTFIVAGRKVDGTFKVLEDFDVPEVLKDMFVPIPAERFRMDISSTEIRRSCGL
- the LOC105794772 gene encoding uncharacterized protein LOC105794772 isoform X2 produces the protein MTDACIRAVVESIHSSPTQAVLYLSGGASLALGLLMSVPGASNTVLEAVLPYSRMSMIQLLAKIPAKYCSQQTADEMALLAYNRALKLSSPGSPVLGVGFTGSLATTRPKQGDHRFHLSTRTSDRHWASTVTLSKGLRSRDQEEKVSSYFLLKAIANACKVSSTFDSELTESDVVADECERFFDEDKELEQLINGQICFKVYPFSSDKSNGDRKIILPGSFNPLHDGHLKLLEAATSICGDGYPCFELSAINADKPPLSIPQIKERVMQFEKIGKTVIISNQPYFYKKAELFPGSAFVIGADTAVRLINPKYYDGSYDRMIETLSGCKRTGCTFIVAGRKVDGTFKVLEDFDVPEVLKDMFVPIPAERFRMDISSTEIRRSCGL